CGAGGTTGCAGAACTAGCTGAACTTGCCGCTCATCTGGGCAGCCGCGGGGTTCGCTTCGGCCACTTAATGCATTCCCCAATCACCACGGCTGATGGTCAGGATCTTTCATCGGAGGAGCGAAAACGGGTGGAAGCGGAAATCGCGGACCTGCAACGTAACTCGGCAATCGCCATTGCGATGGGACCGGGCTACTTTACCGATTCCTTGTTTCCATGCGCACCGCTGCAGATGCAGGAGGTCAACGTGGATTGTCACGGCAACCTGACGAAGTGCTGTCATTTGTCAGGGCATGGTTCCCCGAAAACCCAGAGAGATGTGATCGGAAACCTCGCTGAGATCACATTCGGTGAAGCTTACCGGCGGTTAGTCGCCGAGAACGATGTTTTTCGCGAAACGAAAATGCGGCATCACGCCAGCGGGCAATTCGATGAAACCGACTATTTTCCATGCTGGTACTGCTCACGATATTATTCAAAATTGGACTGGCTTCGATCGACGGAGCCCAATGTTTGGCAACTTGCCCTACGGTAGCCAGTGATTGGGAAAATTTTTGATCCGAGCAGACCTCCCCGCCTCGATGGACACGACGATGACGATTGATACCAGCACTAAAGTTGTACCGCACAACGACACCCTGTTCACGCAACTGCATGACGGCGAAGCCGTGTTGTTACATCTGGAAACACATGCCTATTATGGGCTGAATGAAACAGCCGCCCGCATTTGGCAGCTGCTTTCCGACGGACTCACCTTGGGCGAAGTCTGCTGCCAACTTCAGAGCGAGTTCGACGTGGGCGACGCGGAGATCCTACAGTATGTTGTTGCGTTCGCTGAAGAATTGTCGACCACAAAACTGGTGGAGCTGAGTTGCTGAACTCCAAACCCCATTCGCACCGAATCGACGTACGGACCGCGGTCGATGGCGACACCGCAGAGTTGGCGGGCTTGTTTCGAGATCAGGCCGAATACCAGCAACAATTATCACCCCACTTTGAAATCATCGAAGGCTTTGACTGGTCGACACTGGTTTCAAAAAAACTTAAGCAACACGAATCCGCAATCTTTGTGTGTCAATGCGATCAGACGATTGTCGGCTATATCAGCGTACGTCATATGCGGCGGAACGGTGGCCGATCAAAACGAGATTTGCGTGGTTGGATCCATCAATGGATAAGGTCGCGTCCGAATCGACCGATCACGCCGATCCAAGCTCGCAATTACGGTTTTGTCGAAGACTGGTATGTCGCCGCCGATTGGCGGCAACAAGGGATCGGCCGCAGGCTTTGGGAAGCGGCAAGAAAATGGTTCGAGCAGCGAGAGACCAAGGAGATTGATACGACAATCTGGGTCGATAACGAGCCGTCCATCCAGGTTTTTGAGCATCTGGGCTTTGCCCCCGTTCGTGTAATGATGCGTAAATCGTTGACCTAGGATTGAACTTGCAAGACTCCCACTGCAAGGAAAAACGTCTCGGCAGTTGGACACCCAGAGGGACGTGTAGCCACGTCCTCGACGACCCCTCGTAGTGGATCTTGCTAAAGATCCCGGCCGCCACCGACACGGGGAAAAACGTTCCGGCAATTGGATACCCAGCGGGACGTGTAGCCACGTCCACTACGACCCCTCGTAGTGGATCTTGCTAAAGATCCCAACCGCCACCGACGCGGAGAAAAACGTTCCGGCAGTTGGATACCCAGCAGGACGTGTAGCCACGTCCACGACGACCCTCCGTAGTGGATCTTGCTAAAGATCCCGACCGCCACCGACACGGAGGAAAAACGTCCCGGCAGTTGGATACCCAGCAGAACGTGTAGCCACGTCCACTACGCTCCGCCGTAGTGGATCTTGCTAAAGATCCCAACCGCCACCGATGCAGGAAAAACGTCTCGGCAGTTGGACACCCAGAGGGACGTGTAGCCACGTCCACGACGAATAGTGGCCACGCTCACGACGAATATTCGTAGAGATTTTGTCAAAGATCCTTCAATTGACGCCAGAAAAAATTCTATGATGCAAGTTACGAACGTATCGCTTCGCCTACGGCTCAAAAGAAGACCATTGCAATGTCCAAACGCGATCACTTGCATCGGCTTGCGGCTCACTACTATCAAGCGGATGCAGCGGTCCATTGGTCCGTCACGATTCTCGAACGTCGCCAAGGATGGCTTTCCGTCTCGTTTCTCTATCGTTTTCGCGAACTCATGACGCATACCGTGTTTCGCTACGGATTGGTGTGTCCCATTTTTTGCCTGATGCCCGATCATTTCCACATGGTGTGGATGGGACTTTGCTCGGGGAGCGATCAGTTGCTCGCGATGAAGCATTTTAGAAAAACGGTCAATGATTCGCTGAAACGAATTGGTTTTCAGCTACAAGATCAAAGTTACGATCATGTCTTCAAAGAAGACGAACGACGTGAGGAAGAATTCCGTAACGCGTGCGAGTACATCGCTCGAAATCCCGAGCGTGCTGGGTTGGTGGATGTCGATGAATTCGCCAAGTACAAGTTTTCGGGCTGCGTTGTCCCGGGCTATCCCGAGCTACGGGTGTTCGATACGGACTTTTGGGATCGGTTCGACCACGTGATCTCGTTCCTTCGTAAACGAGGCTTGATGCAGG
This genomic stretch from Novipirellula caenicola harbors:
- a CDS encoding PqqD family protein — protein: MTIDTSTKVVPHNDTLFTQLHDGEAVLLHLETHAYYGLNETAARIWQLLSDGLTLGEVCCQLQSEFDVGDAEILQYVVAFAEELSTTKLVELSC
- a CDS encoding radical SAM protein, translated to MPRIVIELTNRCNLSCQHCFSGRHGGNTDLPLAILDHVLAEAGLLGFDFIAFTGGDPTVYRHFADALARTSQAGFQFGMVTNGQNFKMVYPVLLEHRDHLNVVTFSVDGATESSHDKLRGKNSFRRVMQAASICMFKDIPFSINMVVTRNNQHEVAELAELAAHLGSRGVRFGHLMHSPITTADGQDLSSEERKRVEAEIADLQRNSAIAIAMGPGYFTDSLFPCAPLQMQEVNVDCHGNLTKCCHLSGHGSPKTQRDVIGNLAEITFGEAYRRLVAENDVFRETKMRHHASGQFDETDYFPCWYCSRYYSKLDWLRSTEPNVWQLALR
- a CDS encoding GNAT family N-acetyltransferase; translated protein: MLNSKPHSHRIDVRTAVDGDTAELAGLFRDQAEYQQQLSPHFEIIEGFDWSTLVSKKLKQHESAIFVCQCDQTIVGYISVRHMRRNGGRSKRDLRGWIHQWIRSRPNRPITPIQARNYGFVEDWYVAADWRQQGIGRRLWEAARKWFEQRETKEIDTTIWVDNEPSIQVFEHLGFAPVRVMMRKSLT